The window GAGCGGTCACGACATCAGCGACACGTTTGACGACCCTGAGGATGCAGATGGTGCCATCCGTCCTAACCTCTGGAACAGTGCCGATAGCCCAGACTACGCCCCTGACTTCATTGAACTATTACAAAACGCGAATATCCCTCCGAAACTACTTGAGGCCGCTGAAAAACATGATGTCCTCGACGAGTTGGCAGAAACAGTTCTCTCGCAGCACGTTTCAGATAATGTCCTAGAACTCGCGAACACGGCATCGAATACGCATTATCTCGAGGCTTGCCGAACGGCAGATGTTGAACCACATCCAGCACGTTTCCCGCGTGATCTTCCGGAGTTCTTCATCAAGTTTCTGTCTGAACCCGGTGATACTGTCCTCGATATCTTTGCTGGGTCTAATATAACGGGCCGTGTAGCACAGGATCTAGAACGGGAATGGCTGGCCTTTGAACTACAGAAAAAGTACCTTCAGACGTCTCAATTCCGGTTTATGGATATCAAGGAAATTGAGCGAATGCAGGATGAAGATCAAAGCGGGATGGAAGATTTCGCCGATATTGAGCCGACGGACTAACTGAACCCGTTGTCCGCTGTTTTCGATTCTACCACTATCGATCTAACTCCGTATACTCAGCTTTGCACGTTAGCGTCAGCGGTTGAGTGAACGAAGAGGTGGTCGATCTCGGTCATCAAGTCATCGATACCGCGATCATCGTTGTCTCGAACCCACGAGAGAAGGTTGTAGACGGCTTCCTTCAGGGAGTGTTCGAGGTTCGCTCGAAGCGATGACGCCTTCGAGCGAACAGTCCCCAAGGCGCTCGACTCAGGATCAAGACGAACGAGACTGTAGGCAGCCATCAGAAGGTGCCAGTGACGACTGGCACCTTCGTCGGTCTGCATCTCGCAGTCTCCAAAGCCGAGATCCTGCTTCGAGTCCTCGAAGAACGTCTCGATGCGCCAGCGCATCCCGTAAGAGCGGATCACGTGCTCGGTCGGTGCGTCGATTTTGTTCGTAGCGAGGTACTTGACCGGATTCTCTTCGTCTTCATCGGTCTCTTTCTCGGCGATAACCAGCTTCACGTCTCCCAGCTGGGAGACGGGAAGCTTCTTCGTCCAGATGTGGTAGGTATCGTCCTCGATGTTGCGCTCTGCGGTGTCGATGCGCTCTGCCAGCGCATCGACGCTTAGCTCTTCTCCGCCGTAGGTCACCTGTCGATTGCTCCGGAGCGGGCCGATCCAGTCCTTGCCGTAGGATTCGATGTGTTCAACGAGACCAGAATCGTGAGCGAACCACGAGTCGAAGAGGTAGGTGTCCGCAGGCACACCTACCTCTTCTTCGAGTTCGGTGACGATCTCGCGGGCGAGATCGTACTTGGTGTCGTGGTCTTGGTCATCTTCGTCCTGTTTTTCGTAGAGGCGGAAAGTGAGTGGGTAGGCGGTTTTATCGTCGGCGTAGAAGGCGTAGATGAGGTCTTGGCCCCAGACAGTGTCACCTTCAGCGTGATCGTAGAAGTGGCCGACGCCGGGGACTTCGTCCCCGGCTTTCTCGGTGATCGTGTCGTCGAGGATGATGTAACCACCCTGTGACCAGCGCGTTTCACCGTGTTTTTGGAGTTCTTCGAGGCGTTCGTGGTTGAATTGCTGTTCGTCCCAGTCGTACTCGGTGAAGAACTTGTTGAGGGCGCGTTTGCCCTTGGCTGGAAGGACTTCGCGTGCGATGCCTGCCACGGTCTTGTTGCTGGCCGCAACAAGACCGGTGGCGTAGGTTTTCGCGTGATGGCGCTGGGCTGGAGACAGCGACTCGAACTCGTCGAACACACGCGTACACGACAAGAACTCCGTAATCGGCATCATCCGTCCTTGCCACCGCCTACGTCATGCACCTACTTCAACGTGCAAAGCTGAGTCCGTATAGAAAAGAAATGCTAGAAGTATATATCTTAGAACTATCATTACTTGTATCACCTAATGGCTCGAGAGGATACGGATCTACCCTTTGGTGATGCCTTTTCTCCAAAACAACTTGATACGAAAGATGAACGTGGCCCTCTCTCGGTTGTTCTCGAGATGGTTGAGGAATATGAGGGAAGACCGGAAGAGTTCGATACTGCCATCCAAGAACGGTTTTTTCCCGAAGACGATGGTACTCGAGCGAAAAACGTCCGTCTCGGTCTTGAGCCAAGTGGCTACCAAATAGTTGGTTCTGGCTTTGAATTCACCAGTCTTGGGAGGCAACTCTATGAACTCCGAAATCAACCGGATGAACTACATGACCGCTTTGCTCAACACATTCTTCGGAACCTGCACGGACTCAAGGGGATCGAAATCGTTGACGATCTTCGAGCGCAAGGCAAGAGTACCACAAATAGTAACGTCAAGCAGGAATTCCGTGACCAGTACGGCTTCCACATCGATGAAACCTCGAATCACTGGTCTCAAATGCGTGCATGGCTCTCAGAGGCCGGTGTTGTAAACACTGGGACACATCACTACGATATTGATCGGTCCCGGATCCAGGAACTCATCGGTGTCGATTCGAACGAGGTCATCGCTTTGGACGACTTAACAGATGAGCAGCAATCTTTCCTCCGCGCCTTAGCCCTCATCAATCCAGATGGACCGATTAAGAACAGTGTAGTCCGAAAAATAGCTGAAAACGCATACGGTGTAGATATCGACCAAAGCGGAATTGGCCGGAAAACCTTAGATCCACTCGAAGAAGCAGGATACATCGAGTGGACACATGTTTCTGGGAAACCGAATCTTGTAGAACCGACGGATGAATTCGATGCAGAGATCCTCAAGCCGATACTGGATGATCTAGCGGAGCGAACTGGTGTCCCTCGATCAGTTCTTCGAAAGTCCTACAAAGAACTACTTGAGGAGATGGATGAAGGGAATAGTCATGAAAGGGGGGTCGCCCTGGAGACTCTTGCCGTAAAGATCGGCCGAACGTTAGGAATGGAGTTTGTCGGATGGCGCGTTCGCGGTCGGAATACCGGGGGATCAGAGGTTGATGTAGTGTTTGATGATATTGGGCCCCTTTTCAATCGAGTACAAATCCAGTGCAAAAATACGAAGAAGCAAATCAGATCAAAACACGTCGCTCGAGAAGTGGGTATTTCTCGAATGCTACAGACAAACTCTATTTTAATGATTGCTCGAGGCGGAGTAAGTTCGGAAGCAAAGCGGTTCTCTAACCGAGTTATGCAAAAGGAGAATATTTCTATTGTCTTTTTGACTGGCGAAGATATCAAAAAGTTAGATACAGATACGGATCATCTACTTTACTCTCTAGAAGGTGAATCAAGGCGGGTTCACAGCCTAAAGCAAATGGACAAAAAAAGCGGTGTGGAAGAAGAAGAAGAGCAAAGTCAGTTTACGAAAGAACAGCAGGCACTCGAAAAGTTTGAGGACGAATTAGAAGTAACTGAAACTCACGAAGATATGGATCTCACTACATTTACTGAATAACTACTTCTCATAGAGAGTTCTATAACCATTCGACCTTGCTTCTTTCCCGCTGCTGGGCTTCTGGACTGTAGCTTCCTCGATAGTGCTCGAGGAACGTCTCGAGATCGTTCCAGCCACCCCAGTCACACACCAAGAGCGGATCGACGTCGGCTGATGCGAGCGCGGTCGCCCAGGTTCGACGGAGGTCATGGAACCCAAGGTGGGACCATCCAGCGTCGCCGGTCTCATCGTAGAGCTGGTCAGCGGCCGAGCGAAGCCAGCGCCGAAGCGATCGCGTACTCGAGACCTCGACGAGCGACGAACTGGCTGATGCGTCGCGATAGTCGTCGATCGTCCGGATGGTCGTCGCGAGTTCTTGCGGGACGGGCGTCTCCCGGAACTGGTCACCCTTCCCGTGCCAGATACGGAGCATCGTTCCGGCGTCGGTATCGACGACGTCCTCGGGAGCGACGTCGAGCACTTCGTGGGACCGGAGCCCGCAACGCGCACCGAGTGCGAAGGCGATCCGCTGCTGGGTGTCGTCGGCAGCCTCGAGAAGTGCCGTCACTTCGTCCTGACTGAGCCACACTTTCATGTCGTCGCGCTTCTCGTGCTGTTGGAGATTCATGGTGTCCGTGATGCCTGCATGTCGGACAAAAATCGCCAGGAATCTAGTTTTTTCGGTGGTGCTCGAAGCCGCGATCGGGGTGAATCTGTCCGAGACTGTCCCAATTCTCGGACATGCCTATTTGAATAACTAGAGTGTTCTCTGTGAGAATACACCGTTTTCTGAACTGAGTAGGTCGGCGGAAGAGCCTAACCAGAATAGTCCAACCGGTACTGGCAACTATGCCTGCGATTCCTTGGTTCTGTTCCCTGCCAAAGTTCAGTGGATGAACTACACTTATTCTCCGAGTTCATCCAACAAATCATCGAGACTCCGGTCTTCCTCTTCCTTATCCGAAATCCTACTAAATCGGTCTGCTAATTCTTTATTCACGTTATGTTCGGTTGGATATTCTGGGTTCATTGGTCTGACCCCTGATCATCAAATATAGACTCCTGGTCAATAGTGTTTTGCCTTGTGTCAGACTTCTCTTCCCTAATTGTTGAAAGCATTTCTTTAAGATTCTGGAGTTCACTGCTATCAAGTTCCTCATATTCGCCTTCTCTAATCACAGCTATGTCCAAATTCCGTCCAACTCCTTGAGCTTCTTCAGCTCTCCGCTTGGCTTCATAGGTTGTAAGAAGTGCATTTGAAAGACTACAGTTGAGGTCATACTGAGATCTTGTGAAAGTCAACTGTGCTGATTGGCTACCACTACCGATTGTATGATAGCCAATTTGATCGTGCCGAGCCTTATCTGCACCCTGAATTGAGAATATATGTGGCCCGTCTTCGTCTATTCCGCATAGTAATAACGTCAGTTGTTGTTCTATTTCCTCTTTCTTATTATATATCGCCTCAAGCAACTGTGCTTCAATTTGCTCTGATAGATGTGTGTCATCTGATTTTAAATCCTGGAGGGATATATCAAGAGGACTTAGTATTTGGTTATTTATTGTCTCTCTTTCCATTTTCTGAAAAGCCTTTACAGTTTCATCAGCTACATCACGTACACTTTCCGGCGGGTCTTCCGCAAGTCCTGATTGTAATTTATATATTACATCATCTGCCAACGAAAGTGATCCTGAGGCAGCTATCATTGAAGTAACTCTCGAGGTGCAGAGTATTTCTTCTATTTTACTCTGTGTATGCTCGAATTCTACTCGATTCGTGTGTCCAGTAGTCACTAGTCGGTCAGCGGCAATGACTGCCTGTTCTGTGTCACCGCCTGTTGAAATTACTCCGATGCCAACAGTCATCAATGATAGAGTATTGAAGACACTTGGTTAATAGTTTTCATTTCAAACTTACCATCATTAGACAGCAGAAAGATCGCGGTTTGAAGTCTTCCATCTTTGCCGAGACCGCGACAGTTCTCGGACGCAACATATGCGATAAGGACAGATGTCAAGAGAAGAGTCCAAGTTACCGTTCGAAATGCCAACCGTTCTCGGAGTAGTACGGCGATCCATCCGACCATCGAGCGCCTCGCCACACCCGGTCGAATGCGCGCTTCATCGCTTCCCCTGTGGGTGCGTCAAGGTCCTTGATTGTGTACGGTTTCGCCTTGATATCGTTCTGCCGGAATTCCTTCGGGCCGGTCCGGTTGAAGCCCCCTCTCTTGGTGGCGAACGAATACCTCTTCACTGAGAGGACTGAAAGGCCCACCTCAAACGGTCCGTCCAGTCCCAGTTCGTTTAACCCATCTCGACCGTATTCGTAGGCGTCGCCGAGAAGTTTCTCGAAGGAGACCCCACCTATTGTCTTCTTTTCTTCGTTCCCGACAAACGCGTCAACCGCTTCGACCCACCCCTCAGAGTCTACGTAGATATAGGCGAGGTCAGGCTCGTGTATGTCCCCGCCAGGAGCGTACGTTACTCTTCCGTCCACCGTGTTCTCGTAGGAAAAACCACTGTACCTACCGGGGATCGACAGTGTGGGCAACT of the Halobiforma lacisalsi AJ5 genome contains:
- a CDS encoding Ntn hydrolase family protein; the encoded protein is MTVGIGVISTGGDTEQAVIAADRLVTTGHTNRVEFEHTQSKIEEILCTSRVTSMIAASGSLSLADDVIYKLQSGLAEDPPESVRDVADETVKAFQKMERETINNQILSPLDISLQDLKSDDTHLSEQIEAQLLEAIYNKKEEIEQQLTLLLCGIDEDGPHIFSIQGADKARHDQIGYHTIGSGSQSAQLTFTRSQYDLNCSLSNALLTTYEAKRRAEEAQGVGRNLDIAVIREGEYEELDSSELQNLKEMLSTIREEKSDTRQNTIDQESIFDDQGSDQ
- a CDS encoding IS701-like element ISHala1 family transposase produces the protein MMPITEFLSCTRVFDEFESLSPAQRHHAKTYATGLVAASNKTVAGIAREVLPAKGKRALNKFFTEYDWDEQQFNHERLEELQKHGETRWSQGGYIILDDTITEKAGDEVPGVGHFYDHAEGDTVWGQDLIYAFYADDKTAYPLTFRLYEKQDEDDQDHDTKYDLAREIVTELEEEVGVPADTYLFDSWFAHDSGLVEHIESYGKDWIGPLRSNRQVTYGGEELSVDALAERIDTAERNIEDDTYHIWTKKLPVSQLGDVKLVIAEKETDEDEENPVKYLATNKIDAPTEHVIRSYGMRWRIETFFEDSKQDLGFGDCEMQTDEGASRHWHLLMAAYSLVRLDPESSALGTVRSKASSLRANLEHSLKEAVYNLLSWVRDNDDRGIDDLMTEIDHLFVHSTADANVQS
- a CDS encoding restriction endonuclease; the encoded protein is MAREDTDLPFGDAFSPKQLDTKDERGPLSVVLEMVEEYEGRPEEFDTAIQERFFPEDDGTRAKNVRLGLEPSGYQIVGSGFEFTSLGRQLYELRNQPDELHDRFAQHILRNLHGLKGIEIVDDLRAQGKSTTNSNVKQEFRDQYGFHIDETSNHWSQMRAWLSEAGVVNTGTHHYDIDRSRIQELIGVDSNEVIALDDLTDEQQSFLRALALINPDGPIKNSVVRKIAENAYGVDIDQSGIGRKTLDPLEEAGYIEWTHVSGKPNLVEPTDEFDAEILKPILDDLAERTGVPRSVLRKSYKELLEEMDEGNSHERGVALETLAVKIGRTLGMEFVGWRVRGRNTGGSEVDVVFDDIGPLFNRVQIQCKNTKKQIRSKHVAREVGISRMLQTNSILMIARGGVSSEAKRFSNRVMQKENISIVFLTGEDIKKLDTDTDHLLYSLEGESRRVHSLKQMDKKSGVEEEEEQSQFTKEQQALEKFEDELEVTETHEDMDLTTFTE
- a CDS encoding tyrosine-type recombinase/integrase; the encoded protein is MNLQQHEKRDDMKVWLSQDEVTALLEAADDTQQRIAFALGARCGLRSHEVLDVAPEDVVDTDAGTMLRIWHGKGDQFRETPVPQELATTIRTIDDYRDASASSSLVEVSSTRSLRRWLRSAADQLYDETGDAGWSHLGFHDLRRTWATALASADVDPLLVCDWGGWNDLETFLEHYRGSYSPEAQQRERSKVEWL